A single genomic interval of Musa acuminata AAA Group cultivar baxijiao chromosome BXJ3-4, Cavendish_Baxijiao_AAA, whole genome shotgun sequence harbors:
- the LOC135635413 gene encoding GATA transcription factor 3-like isoform X2, which translates to MFHKTLVPFSSSSSPAPSLSSPFLIPQPTSIPLPLGPLQLPSPVPSLVYFNCSQVEREVRMEEALKHSMPGSSLYSGQQRLQQQQQNKVTVNEEWGWAAERGNLLGEEFSVDDLLDLGDYAENYKESEAAKEVVEEVTAKAEAPEAGNGERADSNNSSPPSTSSTLSFQSLQPRLSEISLPAHDAEELEWVSLVIEGSSSEFSQCPGVAHTTSAPPPHGQTGTQAVAAAQGASPKSPAVCGFSNEVMVPMKAKRSKRCRSAAAWNTSNSCLVYDRHPAAGADQSFLLYDATPPPAKNQRPKKRGRKPKPPATAASGSCERRCSHCGAQKTPQWRAGPLGAKTLCNACGVRFKSGRLLPEYRPACSPTFVNHIHSNSHRKVLEMRRKKEAELLIFPAAPPVPSF; encoded by the exons ATGTTCCACAAAACGCTCGTCCCCTTCTCTTCGTCTTCCTCTCCTGCTCCTTCGCTGTCGTCTCCGTTCCTCATTCCTCAGCCTACCTCCATTCCTCTGCCACTTGGCCCGCTTCAGCTGCCGTCCCCTGTTCCTTCTTTGGTCTACTTCAACTGCTCGCAG GTAGAAAGAGAGGTGAGAATGGAGGAGGCGCTGAAACATAGCATGCCGGGGAGCAGTTTATACTCAGGACAGCAGCGGcttcaacagcagcagcagaacaAGGTGACGGTGAACGAGGAGTGGGGTTGGGCTGCCGAAAGAGGGAACCTTTTGGGAGAGGAGTTCTCGGTGGACGACCTCCTCGACCTCGGAGACTACGCGGAGAACTACAAGGAATCAGAGGCGGCGAAGGAGGTGGTTGAAGAAGTCACTGCTAAAGCCGAAGCTCCCGAAGCAGGGAACGGGGAAAGAGCTGATTCCAAcaattcttctcctccttccacGAGTTCGACTCTCTCCTTCCAATCACTGCAGCCTCGTCTTTCTGAAATCAGTCTTCCC GCGCATGATGCTGAAGAGCTGGAGTGGGTATCTCTCGTCATAGAAGGCTCCTCCTCAGAGTTTTCGCAGTGCCCTGGCGTTGCTCACACCACTTCAGCGCCGCCGCCTCACGGCCAAACCGGTACCCAGGCAGTAGCAGCAGCACAAGGTGCATCCCCTAAGAGCCCAGCGGTCTGTGGATTCTCCAACGAAGTTATGGTCCCCATGAAGGCCAAACGCAGCAAGCGCTGCCGCTCCGCCGCCGCATG GAACACCTCCAACTCATGCCTCGTATACGACCGCCATCCCGCCGCCGGCGCTGACCAAAGCTTCCTCCTATATGACGCCACGCCGCCCCCAGCTAAGAACCAACGGCCCAAGAAACGTGGCCGGAAGCCAAAGCCACCAGCGACCGCCGCTTCCGGCTCCTGCGAGCGGCGGTGCAGCCACTGCGGGGCCCAGAAGACGCCGCAGTGGCGGGCCGGGCCCCTCGGCGCCAAGACCCTCTGCAACGCCTGCGGCGTCAGGTTCAAGTCCGGCCGCCTCCTCCCGGAGTACCGTCCCGCCTGCAGCCCTACCTTCGTCAACCACATCCACTCCAACAGCCACCGCAAGGTCCTCGAAATGCGGCGCAAGAAGGAGGCGGAGCTCCTCATCTTCCCTGCCGCGCCACCGGTCCCTTCCTTCTGA
- the LOC135635413 gene encoding GATA transcription factor 6-like isoform X1: MFHKTLVPFSSSSSPAPSLSSPFLIPQPTSIPLPLGPLQLPSPVPSLVYFNCSQVEREVRMEEALKHSMPGSSLYSGQQRLQQQQQNKVTVNEEWGWAAERGNLLGEEFSVDDLLDLGDYAENYKESEAAKEVVEEVTAKAEAPEAGNGERADSNNSSPPSTSSTLSFQSLQPRLSEISLPAHDAEELEWVSLVIEGSSSEFSQCPGVAHTTSAPPPHGQTGTQAVAAAQGASPKSPAVCGFSNEVMVPMKAKRSKRCRSAAAWSVSGPLVFADSSSITTSATSSSASSSCSSSRNTSNSCLVYDRHPAAGADQSFLLYDATPPPAKNQRPKKRGRKPKPPATAASGSCERRCSHCGAQKTPQWRAGPLGAKTLCNACGVRFKSGRLLPEYRPACSPTFVNHIHSNSHRKVLEMRRKKEAELLIFPAAPPVPSF; the protein is encoded by the exons ATGTTCCACAAAACGCTCGTCCCCTTCTCTTCGTCTTCCTCTCCTGCTCCTTCGCTGTCGTCTCCGTTCCTCATTCCTCAGCCTACCTCCATTCCTCTGCCACTTGGCCCGCTTCAGCTGCCGTCCCCTGTTCCTTCTTTGGTCTACTTCAACTGCTCGCAG GTAGAAAGAGAGGTGAGAATGGAGGAGGCGCTGAAACATAGCATGCCGGGGAGCAGTTTATACTCAGGACAGCAGCGGcttcaacagcagcagcagaacaAGGTGACGGTGAACGAGGAGTGGGGTTGGGCTGCCGAAAGAGGGAACCTTTTGGGAGAGGAGTTCTCGGTGGACGACCTCCTCGACCTCGGAGACTACGCGGAGAACTACAAGGAATCAGAGGCGGCGAAGGAGGTGGTTGAAGAAGTCACTGCTAAAGCCGAAGCTCCCGAAGCAGGGAACGGGGAAAGAGCTGATTCCAAcaattcttctcctccttccacGAGTTCGACTCTCTCCTTCCAATCACTGCAGCCTCGTCTTTCTGAAATCAGTCTTCCC GCGCATGATGCTGAAGAGCTGGAGTGGGTATCTCTCGTCATAGAAGGCTCCTCCTCAGAGTTTTCGCAGTGCCCTGGCGTTGCTCACACCACTTCAGCGCCGCCGCCTCACGGCCAAACCGGTACCCAGGCAGTAGCAGCAGCACAAGGTGCATCCCCTAAGAGCCCAGCGGTCTGTGGATTCTCCAACGAAGTTATGGTCCCCATGAAGGCCAAACGCAGCAAGCGCTGCCGCTCCGCCGCCGCATGGTCCGTGTCCGGCCCTCTTGTTTTCGCCGACTCCTCCTCAATCACCACCAGCGCCACCTCTTCCTCCGCTTCATCCTCTTGCTCCTCCTCCAGGAACACCTCCAACTCATGCCTCGTATACGACCGCCATCCCGCCGCCGGCGCTGACCAAAGCTTCCTCCTATATGACGCCACGCCGCCCCCAGCTAAGAACCAACGGCCCAAGAAACGTGGCCGGAAGCCAAAGCCACCAGCGACCGCCGCTTCCGGCTCCTGCGAGCGGCGGTGCAGCCACTGCGGGGCCCAGAAGACGCCGCAGTGGCGGGCCGGGCCCCTCGGCGCCAAGACCCTCTGCAACGCCTGCGGCGTCAGGTTCAAGTCCGGCCGCCTCCTCCCGGAGTACCGTCCCGCCTGCAGCCCTACCTTCGTCAACCACATCCACTCCAACAGCCACCGCAAGGTCCTCGAAATGCGGCGCAAGAAGGAGGCGGAGCTCCTCATCTTCCCTGCCGCGCCACCGGTCCCTTCCTTCTGA
- the LOC135635729 gene encoding uncharacterized protein LOC135635729: MASSLLRFPLPRPHSSLLLSPSSIPHKISSRLLLLLPFSSPSSSSSSRLLLSSSHRLFSSLSHSPPPPPPPDPLHLQSDLRGQDSDFEDPEEDDSHEESELENEAGDDTEPAVAVPLPRLPSPKLSIKEKKELASYAHSLGKKLKSQQVGKSGVTPSVAAAFVETLEANELLKLKVHGSCPGELSDVIKQLEQATGSVVVGQIGRSVILYRPSLSKMQKKEAQNTRNTWNAKSPKPVGTSKMQRKRKVFARSSR, translated from the exons ATGGCCTCATCCCTTCTTCGCTTCCCTCTCCCCCGCCCTcactcctctctccttctctcccCTTCCTCTATCCCCCACAAGATCTCCtctcgtctcctcctcctcctccccttctcctctccatcctcatcttcctcttctcgtCTCCTTCTCTCTAGCTCCCATCGCCTCTTCTCCTCGCTTTCCcattcgccgccgccgccgccgcctcctgatCCTCTCCACCTCCAGAGCGACCTCCGAGGTCAAGATTCCGACTTCGAGGACCCAGAAGAAGATGATTCCCATGAAGAATCCGAGCTCGAGAACGAGGCGGGGGATGATACGGAACCGGCTGTTGCCGTTCCGTTGCCGAGGTTGCCATCGCCGAAGCTGAGCATTAAGGAGAAGAAGGAGCTGGCATCGTACGCCCACAGCCTGGGAAAGAAGCTCAAGTCCCAGCAGGTCGGTAAGTCGGGTGTGACTCCCTCCGTGGCCGCCGCCTTCGTCGAGACTCTGGAGGCCAATGAGCTCCTCAAG CTAAAAGTACATGGAAGCTGTCCAGGAGAGCTAAGTGATGTGATAAAACAACTTGAGCAGGCAACTGGATCAGTTGTTGTGGGACAGATTGGCCGTTCAGTCATTCTCTATAGGCCTAGCCTTAGCAAGATGCAAAAGAAAGAAGCTCAGAATACCAGGAATACCTGGAATGCAAAGTCTCCGAAACCCGTTGGCACCTCCAAAATGCAAAGGAAACGGAAAGTGTTTGCTCGTAGCAGCAGATAA
- the LOC135635781 gene encoding trihelix transcription factor GTL1-like isoform X1, with product MQQQKAGSQFVVPHSEMAPFSPSAVGSGAHLLGIPGPDPLQQSPMTEAASPISSRTPARPPTVDFDELAPAVAGNCPEDQSLAGGEDAERGGGATGNRWPRQETLALLKIRSEMDAAFRDATFKGSLWEEVCRKLGELGYKRSAKKCKEKFENVHKYYKRTKEGRAGRQDGKSYRFFSQLEALYSGSSDGGATTSTANPAPAPPLVAASSAFSAGMAGPPVSRPQPISATAPPTMATPTRVVVPDLALPGGLQGLTSSAVAGITFSWNSSSSSSSSDSDAEETGDADENQEGRKRKHGGGSGPSRKMMAFFDRLMNQVMERQDVMQQRFLEAIEKRDQDRMIRDEAWRRQEMERLNREQELLAQERVMAASRDTAIISYLQKISGQAVPVPPMPATPISIAPLSPQQPSQHPHERSQPPRQQQQQQTPRAPEQSPQNQNECKQHHKSSEVVRHKSSSASEIDPTLEPQEVVGSGSLEPMPSSSRWPRAEVHALINLRSGLESKYQEAGPKGTLWEEISAGMQRLGYNRSAKRCKEKWENINKYFKKVKESNKKRPEDSKTCPYFHQLEAIYRKKLLSSGGTSSGSGNIVGIQRQQVQEANPPPNQQKSDAVTIMPQEQAPPPPQEQAGSKNGKDGSSNNQIGGNSEGGEVSLGIQVPTSNGGLPSRFFGEGLNKSENFVKELMGQRQQQAAMDDDYAKLDEADSDNMDQNDDNDDNDDDDEEDRKMQYTIQFQKQNVNNAGGSGGNGSAAASPGSFLAIVQ from the exons ATGCAACAGCAGAAAGCAGGGTCCCAATTCGTGGTGCCGCATTCCGAAATGGCCCCATTCTCCCCCTCCGCTGTCGGCTCCGGGGCGCACTTACTGGGAATTCCCGGTCCTGACCCCCTCCAGCAGTCGCCGATGACCGAGGCGGCGTCGCCCATCAGCAGCCGGACACCGGCGCGGCCGCCCACCGTGGATTTCGACGAACTAGCACCCGCGGTGGCCGGGAACTGCCCGGAGGACCAGTCTCTTGCTGGGGGCGAGGATGCCGAGAGGGGCGGAGGCGCGACCGGAAACCGGTGGCCACGGCAGGAGACGCTCGCCCTGCTTAAGATCCGCTCCGAGATGGACGCCGCCTTCCGGGACGCCACCTTCAAGGGCTCTCTCTGGGAGGAGGTCTGCAG AAAACTGGGGGAGTTGGGGTACAAACGGAGCGCCAAGAAGTGCAAGGAGAAGTTCGAGAACGTGCACAAGTACTACAAGCGCACCAAGGAAGGCCGGGCAGGTCGCCAGGACGGCAAGAGCTACCGCTTCTTCAGCCAGCTGGAAGCTCTCTACAGTGGCAGCAGCGACGGCGGCGCCACCACCTCAACCGCCAACCCCGCCCCTGCTCCCCCCCTCGTTGCCGCCTCATCTGCCTTCAGCGCCGGCATGGCGGGACCACCCGTCAGCAGACCCCAGCCTATCTCTGCGACGGCCCCACCAACCATGGCGACGCCCACTAGGGTGGTCGTCCCCGATCTGGCGCTACCCGGGGGCCTGCAAGGACTCACGAGCTCTGCTGTCGCTGGGATAACGTTTTCGTGgaattcttcctcttcttcgtcgTCTTCGGACTCCGATGCCGAGGAAACCGGAGATGCCGATGAGAATCAGGAAGGGAGGAAGCGGAAACACGGCGGGGGGTCAGGACCAAGCCGGAAGATGATGGCCTTCTTCGATCGGTTGATGAACCAGGTGATGGAACGGCAGGATGTTATGCAGCAGCGGTTCTTAGAGGCCATCGAGAAGAGAGATCAGGACAGGATGATCCGAGACGAGGCCTGGCGGAGGCAGGAGATGGAGCGGCTCAATCGTGAGCAGGAGCTCTTAGCCCAGGAGCGCGTCATGGCTGCCTCCCGAGACACCGCCATAATCTCGTACCTTCAGAAGATAAGTGGGCAGGCCGTCCCCGTACCACCGATGCCTGCCACCCCTATCTCCATTGCTCCACTTTCGCCACAGCAGCCGTCTCAACATCCTCATGAACGATCACAGCCTCcgagacagcagcagcagcagcagacacCACGCGCACCAGAACAGTCACCCCAGAACCAGAACGAGTGTAAGCAACACCACAAGAGCAGCGAGGTCGTCCGGCACAAGTCTTCGTCGGCGTCAGAGATCGATCCCACTTTGGAGCCGCAGGAGGTTGTCGGAAGTGGGAGCCTCGAGCCCATGCCGTCATCCTCGCGGTGGCCAAGGGCGGAGGTGCATGCATTGATCAACCTCCGGAGCGGTCTCGAGTCGAAGTACCAGGAGGCCGGGCCGAAGGGGACACTGTGGGAAGAGATCTCAGCTGGAATGCAGCGGCTCGGCTATAACCGGAGCGCAAAGAGGTGCAAGGAGAAATGGGAGAACATCAACAAATACTTCAAGAAGGTGAAGGAAAGCAACAAGAAACGGCCGGAGGATTCCAAGACTTGCCCTTACTTCCACCAATTGGAAGCCATCTACCGCAAGAAACTCCTCAGCAGCGGGGGAACCagcagtggcagcggcaacaTCGTGGGAATTCAACGGCAGCAAGTCCAAGAAGCCAATCCACCTCCCAATCAACAGAAGAGTGACGCAGTAACAATCATGCCACAAGAACAAGCACCTCCGCCACCACAAGAACAAGCTGGAAGCAAAAATGGGAAGGACGGAAGCTCCAACAATCAAATTGGTGGGAATTCTGAGGGCGGCGAGGTTTCCCTCGGTATACAAGTACCAACTAGCAACGGGGGACTTCCCTCGAGATTCTTTGGCGAAGGATTAAACAAG TCAGAAAATTTCGTGAAGGAGCTAATGGGGCAACGACAGCAGCAAGCTGCCATGGATGATGACTACGCTAAGTTGGATGAAGCTGACAGCGATAACATGGACCAAAACGACGACAACGATGACAACGATGACGACGACGAGGAAGACAGGAAAATGCAATACACGATACAGTTCCAGAAGCAGAATGTGAATAATGCAGGAGGCAGCGGAGGGAATGGGTCAGCTGCAGCTTCCCCGGGTTCTTTCTTGGCCATAGTTCAATAG
- the LOC135635781 gene encoding trihelix transcription factor GTL1-like isoform X2, protein MQQQKAGSQFVVPHSEMAPFSPSAVGSGAHLLGIPGPDPLQQSPMTEAASPISSRTPARPPTVDFDELAPAVAGNCPEDQSLAGGEDAERGGGATGNRWPRQETLALLKIRSEMDAAFRDATFKGSLWEEVCRKLGELGYKRSAKKCKEKFENVHKYYKRTKEGRAGRQDGKSYRFFSQLEALYSGSSDGGATTSTANPAPAPPLVAASSAFSAGMAGPPVSRPQPISATAPPTMATPTRVVVPDLALPGGLQGLTSSAVAGITFSWNSSSSSSSSDSDAEETGDADENQEGRKRKHGGGSGPSRKMMAFFDRLMNQVMERQDVMQQRFLEAIEKRDQDRMIRDEAWRRQEMERLNREQELLAQERVMAASRDTAIISYLQKISGQAVPVPPMPATPISIAPLSPQQPSQHPHERSQPPRQQQQQQTPRAPEQSPQNQNECKQHHKSSEVVRHKSSSASEIDPTLEPQEVVGSGSLEPMPSSSRWPRAEVHALINLRSGLESKYQEAGPKGTLWEEISAGMQRLGYNRSAKRCKEKWENINKYFKKVKESNKKRPEDSKTCPYFHQLEAIYRKKLLSSGGTSSGSGNIVGIQRQQVQEANPPPNQQKSDAVTIMPQEQAPPPPQEQAGSKNGKDGSSNNQIGGNSEGGEVSLGIQVPTSNGGLPSRFFGEGLNKELMGQRQQQAAMDDDYAKLDEADSDNMDQNDDNDDNDDDDEEDRKMQYTIQFQKQNVNNAGGSGGNGSAAASPGSFLAIVQ, encoded by the exons ATGCAACAGCAGAAAGCAGGGTCCCAATTCGTGGTGCCGCATTCCGAAATGGCCCCATTCTCCCCCTCCGCTGTCGGCTCCGGGGCGCACTTACTGGGAATTCCCGGTCCTGACCCCCTCCAGCAGTCGCCGATGACCGAGGCGGCGTCGCCCATCAGCAGCCGGACACCGGCGCGGCCGCCCACCGTGGATTTCGACGAACTAGCACCCGCGGTGGCCGGGAACTGCCCGGAGGACCAGTCTCTTGCTGGGGGCGAGGATGCCGAGAGGGGCGGAGGCGCGACCGGAAACCGGTGGCCACGGCAGGAGACGCTCGCCCTGCTTAAGATCCGCTCCGAGATGGACGCCGCCTTCCGGGACGCCACCTTCAAGGGCTCTCTCTGGGAGGAGGTCTGCAG AAAACTGGGGGAGTTGGGGTACAAACGGAGCGCCAAGAAGTGCAAGGAGAAGTTCGAGAACGTGCACAAGTACTACAAGCGCACCAAGGAAGGCCGGGCAGGTCGCCAGGACGGCAAGAGCTACCGCTTCTTCAGCCAGCTGGAAGCTCTCTACAGTGGCAGCAGCGACGGCGGCGCCACCACCTCAACCGCCAACCCCGCCCCTGCTCCCCCCCTCGTTGCCGCCTCATCTGCCTTCAGCGCCGGCATGGCGGGACCACCCGTCAGCAGACCCCAGCCTATCTCTGCGACGGCCCCACCAACCATGGCGACGCCCACTAGGGTGGTCGTCCCCGATCTGGCGCTACCCGGGGGCCTGCAAGGACTCACGAGCTCTGCTGTCGCTGGGATAACGTTTTCGTGgaattcttcctcttcttcgtcgTCTTCGGACTCCGATGCCGAGGAAACCGGAGATGCCGATGAGAATCAGGAAGGGAGGAAGCGGAAACACGGCGGGGGGTCAGGACCAAGCCGGAAGATGATGGCCTTCTTCGATCGGTTGATGAACCAGGTGATGGAACGGCAGGATGTTATGCAGCAGCGGTTCTTAGAGGCCATCGAGAAGAGAGATCAGGACAGGATGATCCGAGACGAGGCCTGGCGGAGGCAGGAGATGGAGCGGCTCAATCGTGAGCAGGAGCTCTTAGCCCAGGAGCGCGTCATGGCTGCCTCCCGAGACACCGCCATAATCTCGTACCTTCAGAAGATAAGTGGGCAGGCCGTCCCCGTACCACCGATGCCTGCCACCCCTATCTCCATTGCTCCACTTTCGCCACAGCAGCCGTCTCAACATCCTCATGAACGATCACAGCCTCcgagacagcagcagcagcagcagacacCACGCGCACCAGAACAGTCACCCCAGAACCAGAACGAGTGTAAGCAACACCACAAGAGCAGCGAGGTCGTCCGGCACAAGTCTTCGTCGGCGTCAGAGATCGATCCCACTTTGGAGCCGCAGGAGGTTGTCGGAAGTGGGAGCCTCGAGCCCATGCCGTCATCCTCGCGGTGGCCAAGGGCGGAGGTGCATGCATTGATCAACCTCCGGAGCGGTCTCGAGTCGAAGTACCAGGAGGCCGGGCCGAAGGGGACACTGTGGGAAGAGATCTCAGCTGGAATGCAGCGGCTCGGCTATAACCGGAGCGCAAAGAGGTGCAAGGAGAAATGGGAGAACATCAACAAATACTTCAAGAAGGTGAAGGAAAGCAACAAGAAACGGCCGGAGGATTCCAAGACTTGCCCTTACTTCCACCAATTGGAAGCCATCTACCGCAAGAAACTCCTCAGCAGCGGGGGAACCagcagtggcagcggcaacaTCGTGGGAATTCAACGGCAGCAAGTCCAAGAAGCCAATCCACCTCCCAATCAACAGAAGAGTGACGCAGTAACAATCATGCCACAAGAACAAGCACCTCCGCCACCACAAGAACAAGCTGGAAGCAAAAATGGGAAGGACGGAAGCTCCAACAATCAAATTGGTGGGAATTCTGAGGGCGGCGAGGTTTCCCTCGGTATACAAGTACCAACTAGCAACGGGGGACTTCCCTCGAGATTCTTTGGCGAAGGATTAAACAAG GAGCTAATGGGGCAACGACAGCAGCAAGCTGCCATGGATGATGACTACGCTAAGTTGGATGAAGCTGACAGCGATAACATGGACCAAAACGACGACAACGATGACAACGATGACGACGACGAGGAAGACAGGAAAATGCAATACACGATACAGTTCCAGAAGCAGAATGTGAATAATGCAGGAGGCAGCGGAGGGAATGGGTCAGCTGCAGCTTCCCCGGGTTCTTTCTTGGCCATAGTTCAATAG
- the LOC135635781 gene encoding trihelix transcription factor GTL1-like isoform X3: MQQQKAGSQFVVPHSEMAPFSPSAVGSGAHLLGIPGPDPLQQSPMTEAASPISSRTPARPPTVDFDELAPAVAGNCPEDQSLAGGEDAERGGGATGNRWPRQETLALLKIRSEMDAAFRDATFKGSLWEEVCRKLGELGYKRSAKKCKEKFENVHKYYKRTKEGRAGRQDGKSYRFFSQLEALYSGSSDGGATTSTANPAPAPPLVAASSAFSAGMAGPPVSRPQPISATAPPTMATPTRVVVPDLALPGGLQGLTSSAVAGITFSWNSSSSSSSSDSDAEETGDADENQEGRKRKHGGGSGPSRKMMAFFDRLMNQVMERQDVMQQRFLEAIEKRDQDRMIRDEAWRRQEMERLNREQELLAQERVMAASRDTAIISYLQKISGQAVPVPPMPATPISIAPLSPQQPSQHPHERSQPPRQQQQQQTPRAPEQSPQNQNECKQHHKSSEVVRHKSSSASEIDPTLEPQEVVGSGSLEPMPSSSRWPRAEVHALINLRSGLESKYQEAGPKGTLWEEISAGMQRLGYNRSAKRCKEKWENINKYFKKVKESNKKRPEDSKTCPYFHQLEAIYRKKLLSSGGTSSGSGNIVGIQRQQVQEANPPPNQQKSDAVTIMPQEQAPPPPQEQAGSKNGKDGSSNNQIGGNSEGGEVSLGIQVPTSNGGLPSRFFGEGLNKKIS; the protein is encoded by the exons ATGCAACAGCAGAAAGCAGGGTCCCAATTCGTGGTGCCGCATTCCGAAATGGCCCCATTCTCCCCCTCCGCTGTCGGCTCCGGGGCGCACTTACTGGGAATTCCCGGTCCTGACCCCCTCCAGCAGTCGCCGATGACCGAGGCGGCGTCGCCCATCAGCAGCCGGACACCGGCGCGGCCGCCCACCGTGGATTTCGACGAACTAGCACCCGCGGTGGCCGGGAACTGCCCGGAGGACCAGTCTCTTGCTGGGGGCGAGGATGCCGAGAGGGGCGGAGGCGCGACCGGAAACCGGTGGCCACGGCAGGAGACGCTCGCCCTGCTTAAGATCCGCTCCGAGATGGACGCCGCCTTCCGGGACGCCACCTTCAAGGGCTCTCTCTGGGAGGAGGTCTGCAG AAAACTGGGGGAGTTGGGGTACAAACGGAGCGCCAAGAAGTGCAAGGAGAAGTTCGAGAACGTGCACAAGTACTACAAGCGCACCAAGGAAGGCCGGGCAGGTCGCCAGGACGGCAAGAGCTACCGCTTCTTCAGCCAGCTGGAAGCTCTCTACAGTGGCAGCAGCGACGGCGGCGCCACCACCTCAACCGCCAACCCCGCCCCTGCTCCCCCCCTCGTTGCCGCCTCATCTGCCTTCAGCGCCGGCATGGCGGGACCACCCGTCAGCAGACCCCAGCCTATCTCTGCGACGGCCCCACCAACCATGGCGACGCCCACTAGGGTGGTCGTCCCCGATCTGGCGCTACCCGGGGGCCTGCAAGGACTCACGAGCTCTGCTGTCGCTGGGATAACGTTTTCGTGgaattcttcctcttcttcgtcgTCTTCGGACTCCGATGCCGAGGAAACCGGAGATGCCGATGAGAATCAGGAAGGGAGGAAGCGGAAACACGGCGGGGGGTCAGGACCAAGCCGGAAGATGATGGCCTTCTTCGATCGGTTGATGAACCAGGTGATGGAACGGCAGGATGTTATGCAGCAGCGGTTCTTAGAGGCCATCGAGAAGAGAGATCAGGACAGGATGATCCGAGACGAGGCCTGGCGGAGGCAGGAGATGGAGCGGCTCAATCGTGAGCAGGAGCTCTTAGCCCAGGAGCGCGTCATGGCTGCCTCCCGAGACACCGCCATAATCTCGTACCTTCAGAAGATAAGTGGGCAGGCCGTCCCCGTACCACCGATGCCTGCCACCCCTATCTCCATTGCTCCACTTTCGCCACAGCAGCCGTCTCAACATCCTCATGAACGATCACAGCCTCcgagacagcagcagcagcagcagacacCACGCGCACCAGAACAGTCACCCCAGAACCAGAACGAGTGTAAGCAACACCACAAGAGCAGCGAGGTCGTCCGGCACAAGTCTTCGTCGGCGTCAGAGATCGATCCCACTTTGGAGCCGCAGGAGGTTGTCGGAAGTGGGAGCCTCGAGCCCATGCCGTCATCCTCGCGGTGGCCAAGGGCGGAGGTGCATGCATTGATCAACCTCCGGAGCGGTCTCGAGTCGAAGTACCAGGAGGCCGGGCCGAAGGGGACACTGTGGGAAGAGATCTCAGCTGGAATGCAGCGGCTCGGCTATAACCGGAGCGCAAAGAGGTGCAAGGAGAAATGGGAGAACATCAACAAATACTTCAAGAAGGTGAAGGAAAGCAACAAGAAACGGCCGGAGGATTCCAAGACTTGCCCTTACTTCCACCAATTGGAAGCCATCTACCGCAAGAAACTCCTCAGCAGCGGGGGAACCagcagtggcagcggcaacaTCGTGGGAATTCAACGGCAGCAAGTCCAAGAAGCCAATCCACCTCCCAATCAACAGAAGAGTGACGCAGTAACAATCATGCCACAAGAACAAGCACCTCCGCCACCACAAGAACAAGCTGGAAGCAAAAATGGGAAGGACGGAAGCTCCAACAATCAAATTGGTGGGAATTCTGAGGGCGGCGAGGTTTCCCTCGGTATACAAGTACCAACTAGCAACGGGGGACTTCCCTCGAGATTCTTTGGCGAAGGATTAAACAAG AAAATTTCGTGA